The Mytilus edulis chromosome 4, xbMytEdul2.2, whole genome shotgun sequence nucleotide sequence TTTCCAGCCCTGGTGAAGCATTCTCTGAGTCCAGCCCAGCATCACTTTCACTTGTCTCTTCTAGTAAGTTTGTTGGAGCACTTAAGGTGTAGACAGGAAGTTGGTATCTGTTCCCCAACTCATCATAACTGTCCATCAATGTTCCtgttatagaaaaatatattttatacatgtaaaacaatttttttttttagttttgaaaaCATGTTTACGGTAAACAAAATGATGTTTACTCCGATATTGAACTTAGTCAATTTTTGTGTATGTTCAACTTCTTTAGTTTCTTAGTAAGAATATTCTTTTATTTGCAGCATATTTGTTTAACCCTCTGTGTTGCCCTCTACATGTTTGTTGCCTGTTTTTGTTCTTGAGTGGTGCTATCTCATTAACCTCTGTCCCACATCTCCtaccatttgtatatatacatgtaatatcaaTATGTTAATATATTGTCGGATTATTTGGTTAATCAGTTATGAGTGAAAACTTTTATATATCTCATAaacttcatgtacatgtatgtgatcatttgataaaatattttacaacttGGATAGACAAAGATGACTGAGACCAAGTTTGGTTATATTTGGCACAGTTGTTTCAGAGcagaaaaaaagatttatagACAACAAAGCGCCAAGTAATAAAAATAGATAACTGTTCTTggccttccccccccccccccccccaaaaaaaaaacaacccaaaaaatcATATCTGAGTTACATCTTAACTTGTTTAATATAGGAATtcataaaaagttaaatatagGTTAAACTTGATATCATAAACAAGATAGATTACCATGCGGTAAGGATATGTTAGCACCATCTATTATTGCCTGAGCTAAACCATGGTCCCCTGTCTCTAATGCATATGCAGCAGCTTTTAAAGCATCCCATATTTCTTTTCTGCCTTCAAATGCTGGTGCTGTGTCCCAAAACTCTTCTCTCTTACTTCGAAGCTGTGTTTCTGTCAGTGGAATGTCACTTTTCCATTTGGGTTTTTCAGGTTTCAATGGTTGATTTCTTCCAATTGAAACtataaacaagaaaaaataaattaaatataccAAAACTACTTTTACATCTGACTTTGTCATCACCAAAATCATTTGAATTCATGTAGACATTCATAAGAGTGCAGGTCAATAACTCAACCtcatttcatttatattataatCATGCACTCATATACAAAGTTACTTACATGTAGTAGTATAGAGGCCTTCACAGGGTTTATGTTTGATGTGAGAAAACTAAAGAACTGAAACAAGAGGCTATCAGGGTGAAAGCAAACAAGATTTTCCTGCATGAAATTCCCATGAATATGATATTTGTAAATCTGGACCCTCAAATAAGATCAActagtacaaaaataaatgaattttggTAGGGTTCACCAGCGGCAGATCCAGAacttcataagagggggcccactgactgacctaagagggccAGCTTCCGTCATGCTTCACTGATTCCCCATactaaccaaatttttcccacaaaaaaggCCCCTCCCTGGATCTACATATATTAAAAATTGGGAAGGTTAAAATCCATCGAAATTTCATTTTTCCCTACATAAAGGTCTACAACTCAACAACAATAAAAGctaaaatagtaaaaaatgaTTTTGAACTTTATTTTGTCAAAGGAAACAacatatctaaatttgaaaatatttcttaaaagcATTTTTAAGTCATTACACAGACAATATCACTTTTTGTTTCTTAAAGGTCTATATTTAAATCAACAAAGGTAAAAACATAAGTTAAATTGTCAGAAGCATGTCAGAAAATGGAGCTTGACCTTCATTTATTCACAGGAAACAACACatctaaattattaaaaaaatcacactTTTTCGCTACTGAAAGGTCTACTGTGATGTTAACTCCACAACCATAAAACCTAAAATCGTCAAAATTGAACTTTCATTTAGTCACTGTTAACAACATATCTAAACACTGTTTGCCAGCTGCCCGCCTGGATGCCTGCCTCCAAACATacatacatccccaaatcaaaACCAACAGAATTATTCAAGGAAAACCATGATGTGTACAATCTTCCAGAGATACGCATATGAAACAAATAAGGAATAGAATTAGTAATACACACACCTCGGAGAAATCTACTTCTGACAAAGTTATACACAAGCACAATATTTCATCTTGTCCAGTGAACAATTATGAGATGGTTTAATTTTACTTCACTAACTTGCCCTGAGCAGATTTTTTCTTGCCTACCGGCAAGCATGGCAGAACTTAATTCCAATCTTGGataataagacaaaaaaacaGTTGTACAAATCAGAACTTTCGAATTTTGCGAGAGCACTGGAAGGACATCATCTACATGTACATAGTGGAACTTTGAGTTAAAGGATAATGCTTACTTCCTTCATTCATCCCTagaagtcagcctcatatgaataaaggaaccAGTTGGCAAAAAGAGGAGCATTATTGGTTCCCTTGGGATTGCCGATTGATTGTAGAAAAACCTATCAATCATGATCAACTTTTATGAATAATTATTGataattacaattaaattttcaCTCATTAATGCTAAAGCAATCTTTTTACCTGTAAACAAGATTACCAGCAGATGCTAACATACACCTCATTAACCTGTAAATGCTCTAATAGACGGTAAGACCAATTTTACTACTTTAAGTCAAGAATTTAAAATGTCACATGTGTAAATGTTGGTACCGTAACAGAAATATCATTGAAGTCCTATTTGGTCACCAGATGAAAAATTGCAGTTTGTGACAATCGTAAAGCAGAATTCAGCCCCTGGTTGTAAACAATGTGGCCAAGTGTTCATCTATTTATGCATTATGGACAGGAagtatttcaagattttttacaCACTGACACtgtcatctttttttatatcaaatttaagaaaaaattaagCTAATATAGAAGAAAATAAGAATAAGGTCGTTCAAATTACAAGTTCATTCATATTAAAACTCATTTTAATCTTAATAAAAACAACTGCCTAGTTTACATAGTAATGGATATACAAAGTAATCAGCTGATCACAGGAAATGACCGGGgtgattttagtttttgttcAATAACCCCCACCCAACTCCCACTACCTGCAGCATCAGAAGACTCGCCTGATGAGTTATCGCCGTGTCTCCGGGATCCTAGACACCCTCCCATAGCCCTCTGGGCGGGCACCAGGTCCGAAATGTATAATAAATAACGAGGATGCTGTTTGTGTTGATGATTTTCTGTCGTGTGAATGGCAAGACGAGTTTTGATTGGATAAAATTAAAGGTTCATTCCAGGTTCGCTTGACTCGAAATTCATCCTCAACTTTAAAGGGAGCTATTGTTGAATCCCTACTTTGAAATAGATTGAAATATGTCGTTTCTTCTCTTATATTAGCTGTATTTCTATTTCTGTTCGAtcgaaagaaagaaagaaaaacaaataaaagaaagaatCAGAAATGCGGATGGACTGGGTGTTCCGGAAAACACAGATAAGcctaaattaaagttttgatcccGTGTTCATCTTCCGATTCATATTTGATTGcatttaaattcaaagtttttaacttatacattttgattgaacctggtgttaAAAACAAGCGCATTCCAGTTTATAGTGAACTTTTCAAATCGACTACACATTATGACATAAATGTAGGAACAGTATATCTAAACAGTcaatatatcatatttaaaattgagaatggaaatggggaatgtgtcaaagagacaacaacccgcccaaataaaaaacaacagcagagggtcaccaacaggtcttcaatgtagcgagaaattcccgcacccggaggcgtccttcagctggcccctaaacaaatatatactagtccagtgataatgaacgccatactaattttcaaattgtacacaagaaactaaaattaaaataatacaagactaacaaaggccagaggctcctgacttgggacaggcgcaaaaatgcggcggggttaaacatgtttgtgagatctcaaccctccccctatacctctaaccaatgtagtaaagtaaacgcataacaatacgcacattaaaattcagttcaagagaaatccgagtctgatgtcagaagatgtaaccaaagaaaataaacaaaatgacaataatacataaataacaacagactactagcagttaactgacatgccagctccagacttcaactaaactgactgaaagattatgatttcatcatatgaacatcaggcacaatccttcccgttaggggtttagtatcataccatcataacatatatgagaagaacataacccgtgtcatgccaacaactgtttttagaataaatgtgtttagttccgatgcaaagaccttatcagtgactcaatattaacgccaaaatatgcaatctttaatgacttgacaacagtatcataattatatcccttcttaataagtctattcaaaggttttgtaagtttctgaggtgaatactgacacctttgtgctttataaagaatattaccataaaaaattggatgtgaaatacctgaacgtattagcagtctgcatgttgagctatatttacgaatgatgtctttataccgatgataaaatttagtaaatgttttgactagtttgtgatatcgaaaaccctggtgtaataatttttcagtaatacataaatttctctcgttaaaatctaaaacattgttgcatacacgagcgaatcgtacaagttgagatatataaacaccgtaagatggtgacaagggaacgtcaccatctaaaaacggataattaacgataggaaatgaaaaatcatcccttttatcataaattttagtattcagctttccattagtgatatagatatcaagatcgagaaaagggcagtggtcattgttagtattagctttatttaaagtaaggtcaacaggataaatttcattaatatacatactgaagtcgtcattattgagagccaaaatatcatccaaatatctaaaagtattattaaatttgtttatcagatgttgtttcgatgggtctttgcatCGACACAAAAATCaggcaaaaaaaaccaaacgttTTTATATATGATGCATGAAAAGTTTATAGACAAATttcaacaaaaagttataaaatccTTGAATTGGCCCTGGGAAttgtaatatatatgttcctgattggccatataaaaaataactataaagcCGTCACTGAGTATTTTGCTATTGCTGTTCTATAAATGGAAGATAGACAAAGACTTGCAAATCATAGCAATTGAGGACACTTGCTTCCTTTAAACTTATGATGAgcacaaaaatatatttacactagGGTATTGTTGCACATAGATTCACATTATAATGTGCCCATGGTTAACCGTTAAGCCTTATCATTGGTAAGACACCTAAGAACCCAACAGACAGGCTTTGAGTTATTTTCTAATAATGACGTTTTCTTCATCCTCTtgtcctcatttttttttatttgtatgacgcagactttttgaagttggtttcaagaagaataaaaatATGCTATGGCCATTCTTTATCGTCGTTTTCCGCTATATACTAGTATATCTTTTCAAAATTGAACTAATCAtatctgacttttttttttatccatatcTGACTAGCTTTTTGAACAAATTAAATGAATGGAAACCCTAGTGTTTAAGGAAAGATGTAATATATATAATCAATAACATTAAAGAATGAGATCCGATTCTATAATGCacaaacaaattgtgtaaatCTAGGAAAATTAAACGTATGTACTGAGTTTAAAGAACATAAGCTCTGTCAAAATAAAGAAGTTTCGAAAATTCAATAACGACGATTCCTGCAAGAAATCGGTCAATTGATCGGTTAAAAGATGGTCAAAGAATCGTCATTTATGGGCAATAACTCTAATGAAGAGTGTACTAACGATTTCGGtaaaatttgacttatttgtagatactgttttgttgattttcttttgcTATTTAACATGTCTATCTACGAAATGTAAGTTTCCAGATAAAAGGCTAACATAAACAAATGGTAAACATCGACACTACAGAACAATCATTAAGGAGTCGATATCTGATTTAAACTTGGCTTGCtgacaattttagattttttaatctattttgagtaaaatgtactttaatgtttaataagaaaataaacaaaagcgccaaaaattgatataaaatcgCCATCAAAGGGCATCAACTCCAATGAGGAGTCAACTAACAATTTCagttatttgtagatcttgtcttgttTATCAGTTTTGCTTTAAAAAGTTACtcttttttttctagtttaaCTTCAGGATAATTATCTAAATTGGAAAACAAAATACGTAATCATGTCTGTTAAGAAATTGTATGACAGTTTTGATACAAATGGACAAACATTTCTGTGTATATCAGATTAAAACTATTTTCTCGATTTATAGCAGTTTTCAAGGTAATGGACATTTCTAAATTTATTTGTTACCACTATGTAACATTTAACGAACACCAAATGATGAGCAATGCTAACTTGGCCTTTTTGAGCCAGGtgagccaaaaaaaaaagaagaaaaaaatgacccAAGGGATAGTAAAAAAAACAGACTGAGCAAAAAATACCCAACCAAGAATAGATTGTGATATCAAGTACCTCAAAAGGGCAAGCATAAATTTCTGCCTCACATCTTGCAATTATCGTGTTTGGTGTTTCATTGTGTTGCGTGTCACAGTCGAGGTAAATACGTAAAAAAGGTGTCTAAACAATACACCTTCTCGATTGCTTCCGTATTTATGTTGATCTGTCAAAAGAATTTGCATCGTACAAAAGTTTCATATGTTTAACATGTCCAATGAATGTAGATTGTAATTAATGCAACTATTGTTGCTAGTTCTGTTAACATTAAGGTAAAGACTCCAAAATGTCATTCTTAACCTTTGTTAAATTGTTTGGATGTTTAACACATGTGTGTTCCGCATGACATTACAGTTGACCGGAAATAGTCTACATACAAATGATATGatgataatttgttttttcaatttaaaaatttaaagaactcacttgacgttaagcaaccaacaatcaataaaagagaactttgtttttacaaatatttgatcacAGGTGCCTTTGCACTACACAAAAACCAAATAAAACGTTCCTATTTTTCAGTAGTGTATTGCAAACCGATTGAAACCTTGGTACTTGGGGACCTGATGATGTTTTTAGCCCTCCactgttttttttccaaatccgTGTAATACATCAAGCATTGAGACATAAGGCTGTGggtagtaaacttggaattgttagtaaatagtaaataaaagatacaaaaaaatttccaaaattttctggcaaaatgaaaacaaacatgaATGAAGCAAATTATTTAATAGACACTATATTCTAAGTAGAAGTCCTGCTGAGGTCTTTAGTCCCATTTTCCGGAACTTCCACCCCATTTTCCAGAACTTCCTCCATATTTTCCACCACCAATTCTTCCTCCAGAAGAAATACTACTACTGCTGCTACTGCTACTTTTCATCTTGATACCAGCTCCACTGCTTCCAGATAAACCACCGCCAAGACCACCTCCAAGTCCACCACCTAGACTACCACCTAGCCCACCGCCTAGACTTCCACCTAGCCCGCCACTTAAACCACCGCCTAGATTTCCTCCTAGTCCACCACTTACACCACCGCCTAGATTGCCACTTAAGCCACCACCAGTCGATCCGCTAAGGCTTCCTTTGATCTTACCCCCTAAAGATCCATCAGTTCCTCCGGTAAGGCCACCTCCAAGTCCACCAGAAAGTCCACCACTAACACCACCTCCAAGTCCACCTCCAATATTTCCTCTTACACCGCCTCCTAGCCCGCCACTTAATCCACCACCAGTTGACCCACCAAGGCTTCCTTTAATCTTACCACCTAATGATCCACCAGTTCCTCCGCTTAGGCCACCTAAAAGCCCACCACTTACACCACCTCCAAGTCCACTTGAAAGTCCACCACTTACACCACCGGACAGCCCACCTCCAAGTCCACCTCCAATATTTCCTCTTACACCGCCTCCTAGCCCGCCACTTAATCCACCATCAGTTGACCCACCAAGGCTTCCTTTGATCTTACCACCTAATGATCCACCAGTTCCTCCGGTAAGACCACCACTTACACCACCGGACAACCCACCTCTTTGTCCTCCAGAAATTCTTCCACCTAGACCACCAGAAAGACCTCCTCCTAGTCCACTAGAAATTCCACCTCCAAGACCACCAGAAAGTCCTCCTCCGAGTCCACTAGAAATTCCTCCTCCAAGTCCACCAGAACCCCCTCCCCCAACCTTGCCACTTAAACCACCGGACAGACCACCTCTTTGTCCGCCTGAAATTCCTCCTCCAAGACCCCCAGAAAGTCTTCCTCCAAGTC carries:
- the LOC139520469 gene encoding ubiquitin domain-containing protein 2-like isoform X1, producing the protein MGGCLGSRRHGDNSSGESSDAAVSIGRNQPLKPEKPKWKSDIPLTETQLRSKREEFWDTAPAFEGRKEIWDALKAAAYALETGDHGLAQAIIDGANISLPHGTLMDSYDELGNRYQLPVYTLSAPTNLLEETSESDAGLDSENASPGLEIPLKFRLSNHTKDIKLYVRTSDTVMKLKLRLSEEEGVPPSRQRWFYSGRLLSDKIRIEDAKIPKNNVIQVIVSPEPTES
- the LOC139520472 gene encoding uncharacterized protein isoform X2 — its product is MQFIVALCVLVACVSAQQETYKKRSVGDYNPDYRQDYRRKRSGGHKHGHGGGAGSGHIGGGVSGSLGGGLSGGLGGGLGGSLGGGLGGSLGGGLGGSLGGGLSGGLSSNVGGGISSGLGGGLSGGLGGGLSSGNGGGLSGGLSGGLSSGLGGGLGGGLSGGLSGKVGGGVSGGLGGRLSGGLGGGISGGQRGGLSGGLSGKVGGGVSGGLGGRLSGGLGGGISGGQRGGLSGGLSGKVGGGGSGGLGGGISSGLGGGLSGGLGGGISSGLGGGLSGGLGGRISGGQRGGLSGGVSGGLTGGTGGSLGGKIKGSLGGSTDGGLSGGLGGGVRGNIGGGLGGGLSGGVSGGLSSGLGGGVSGGLLGGLSGGTGGSLGGKIKGSLGGSTGGGLSGGLGGGVRGNIGGGLGGGVSGGLSGGLGGGLTGGTDGSLGGKIKGSLSGSTGGGLSGNLGGGVSGGLGGSLGGGLGGGLGGGLSGSSGAGIKMKSSSSSSSSISSGGRIGGGKYGGSSGKWGGSSGKWD
- the LOC139520472 gene encoding uncharacterized protein isoform X1, with protein sequence MQFIVALCVLVACVSAQQETYKKRSVGDYNPDYRQDYRRKRSGGHKHGHGGGAGSGHIGGGVSGSLGGGLSGGLGGGLGGSLGGGLGGSLGGGLGGSLGGGLSGGLSSNVGGGISSGLGGGLSGGLGGGLSSGNGGGLSGGLSGGLSSGLGGGLGGGLSGGLSGKVGGGVSGGLGGRLSGGLGGGISGGQRGGLSGGLSGKVGGGVSGGLGGRLSGGLGGGISGGQRGGLSGGLSGKVGGGGSGGLGGGISSGLGGGLSGGLGGGISSGLGGGLSGGLGGRISGGQRGGLSGGVSGGLTGGTGGSLGGKIKGSLGGSTDGGLSGGLGGGVRGNIGGGLGGGLSGGVSGGLSSGLGGGVSGGLLGGLSGGTGGSLGGKIKGSLGGSTGGGLSGGLGGGVRGNIGGGLGGGVSGGLSGGLGGGLTGGTDGSLGGKIKGSLSGSTGGGLSGNLGGGVSGGLGGNLGGGLSGGLGGSLGGGLGGSLGGGLGGGLGGGLSGSSGAGIKMKSSSSSSSSISSGGRIGGGKYGGSSGKWGGSSGKWD
- the LOC139520469 gene encoding ubiquitin domain-containing protein 2-like isoform X2 — translated: MGGCLGSRRHGDNSSVSIGRNQPLKPEKPKWKSDIPLTETQLRSKREEFWDTAPAFEGRKEIWDALKAAAYALETGDHGLAQAIIDGANISLPHGTLMDSYDELGNRYQLPVYTLSAPTNLLEETSESDAGLDSENASPGLEIPLKFRLSNHTKDIKLYVRTSDTVMKLKLRLSEEEGVPPSRQRWFYSGRLLSDKIRIEDAKIPKNNVIQVIVSPEPTES